The DNA sequence GTTCTGAGTAATCGCgatgacaaaattatttttactcagaattattaaatccaaaaacccgaattaatatcaacaatgCCACGAATTTCCTGTTAACTCAAATTAGTATGATAAATGCGTTTTTTTTCTATcgtttttgttgaaaaaaataaaatgctgGTGGATAAACTTAACAAATAACCAAGgatttaaatgtataaaacTCTGgcagtataatatatatgtgtatatataaataataagccttCTTTCTCATCCATTTTTGATTCGAAAAGGGCCAAGTAGATtagacttaaaaattttgaaaaatatgtaaGCTTTGTAACAAAGCGTTAAATCTGGAGCCACAAATAgcaaataaaactttaacaaaagaaatatatttgaCAATACGACAAAAAGGAATGCTGGGGaattaagtaaaagaaaaatcgaaaatatacttttttaaattttcacgcTTCCAACCGCTGTCTTCCTGTCCAAATCCTTGTCGTTGTGTTGTTCGTACGTGTTGAGAATCTACGGAAAATTACTGATAAATGTAAGCTGAATAGAAAGTTTTAAGATCGAAATCACCTCACTCGATTTCTATCGGGACGTGTAAAGCACAGGCTTTATCAGCCAATCAATGAAACtagctataaatttaaaaaaagtccaCGTGTTATctattcttttcttttcttttttttcccaagatttatttatttctttatctcagctaaattattattttaaaaatcatgttaaaaataattttattaaaaatgattttttggcaatcgaaaattttatttatttaaaattatacatttgtGAATTAAGACTTATTGGATAAAACTGGTCGGCACAAAAGCGGAGTGAGGGTCGAACGCGACATAGCCGTTATCCTAGCGTGAAAGACACTCCGGGgaataatataaagtataaacCTTTCGGTGAGCTCACGTGTCAGTTGTATTGCTGTGGAACGAGTTGGTATCGTGATCCCGAATACAAACCACCACtcagaataatttaataaaaaaattaaataatattccaTAAGTATCCCATTGCCATAATCTCgagttattcaatttaaaaaatatatataaataagagaaagtTATATtgggttaaatttttattgtatattaacTAAAATCAATCAAACAAAACCTCAGTCCATGTCCTTTATTGTTTGATATCGAGCCTAGTCATTGGTAAATAGCTTCCAGGAAGCTccgtaaataaaatgaaaattcgtAATATCGGGTATGTTAAATGTTGCTCTGTCGTACTCTGTAGTATTCTGTATTCTGTATACTGTATACTGTATGCTGTGTTGGGCTTTGGACTCTGCTAAATATACAATAAGCGAAGCATCCAGGTGTGAGACTACGCTAGGACAGAACAATAATGAAACGTCAGCTCGATGACGGTGGTGACGATCCATTGAAAAGCGTGCGCACAGCGTGGACACCCCGATTTGCCACCAAATACATGGGTCAATGAATTTTCTAAACATCCAGTAATATATGACCTGACACAGCATAGTTGGCCACTAGTTTACCCAGCAGcctatataaatacaaatatactCAAATATATTAGGACCAAGCTCTGATAGCTTTGGGCTCTGGCTTTAGCTCTTGCTCTGGTGAATTTTCAGGAACGTTTAGtctatctatatttatattaacaatCGAGACATATACTATGATTTGTACACATCCTGTCTATTGTGatgtatattcatatatgaGATGTTCAACCCACTACTCGTCTTTTCTTCGAGCGGTTAATAGACGGCTATCATTTATATAtgagatgaagaagaagaagaagaagcagaAGAAGAACAGGACTAAAGAAAAGGGAAGCAAACACCAACAGACTTCCGGCAGAGTCTTTCGTTCCCTGtttgtagttttattttatttcatcttattattattattattgttattattatgtattatatattttcttgtgATTATCCTGATGGCCCAGCCACTCCTCAAACTTTTCTCGCGACGCAACATATGAGTTTGTGGGCGTACATTATTCAGACAGAATAACATCAACATCGTACCTGATGATAGACACCGGATCTCGGTACACATATAGTAGTATCATCTATTGTATTTTTGTCTATTGTCCTTGATTTTTTTAGTCCGGATGTGcttgtaagtaaaaaattagttgttaACATGTAAgaatgtcatttatttttaataaatatataagctagattgaaattaacattttcaaaaaccaAGTACTCAATATCGACACTTATGACGAAGTACATATATACCTAATGCGTTATTGCTACAACTAAGTAGTACATGTGTACTTGATAACCCGCTGCACATagactgtaattatttttcgtgCGTCAATGGTGGTTATCATTAGATTTTAATCTAGTAGTTGCCTAATTAGCCTGAGGTGACATGCTCCTGACatgtgattaaaattatttaaaaataaatctcaaataattaaattacaatttaaaagaaCAATTTTTCGAATGCCTTTCTCTAAATTATTGTGTAACCGataaacattataaaataaaataattaagtaaaaaaaaaaagaattatttattattattggtagTATTGTATCTATCAGCCGTTAAATTATGaatctttaataaatacacttaaaataaaaaggacaTACGTAAAATCCTCATAAACAAGACACTAAAAGCCATTTCCATTTTCGAAAATAGCTTCTAAACTCGATAAGCCACTCTAAAAGCGTTTTCTTTCTTTATGAGTCGCGATATCCACAACCAccgatatataaatttactttctcTACCTTTATGAGGACCAAAAAAACTAAGAGGGAAATGAGTGAGGAAGAATTTACCGATCGATCCGCGCACACGCTGATATTATCTATACACACGTGCACACACGTTTTGGCGgataaatattagaaaaaaagagtTATGGCCGATTAATTTTGAAGCAATCAaggtatatatatgaaaagtaaatttatctcCTCAGTGAGTGCTAGCAAGCGCTGGCGATCTACATcgtatgatgaatattatatatttattatgtatttaacCTTGGCCCTCTGTGTTCTCAGGTGCTCTCGTATACTCTTTTTTTCTGGCATGCAACAGAGTTGGGCAAATTTAGCTCAGgatagaaaaaacaatttgtgCAAAATAAGACGGGGGCCGGAGGGCGATGCCATATGCTAAGGGACGCATGCAGGAGGCAGGAGGCAGGAGGCAGGAGGCAGGAGGCATCAGGAGCACAAGCCTGTAGGTAATTACAAGGGATGCTCTCTGGTCTGTTACTGCGGGCTGTGAGCACGTAAGTGGGGAGAGAACCAAAATTTTTGGTAGTAGGGAGGGCGACCGTATATAAGAGCATCCGTCCTCGGTAAGGTCACAGttgatttactatttttcgAGGGCTGAGCTGTTACATTTTATACTCCGTGTTCATCAACACGCTCAACActcgttataattattacaattattataattactcaaCCATCGATAATTATCAGTGcacttaattaatattttagtgttgtgataaatattaatataaattactggtgaataaaattaaaaaataaattttaacaaaatgtTTGGGATGTGGATGATAAGTTTGGTGATGTGTGTTACGGTGGCGGAGAGTTTTGATCTCGGACCGATGATCAGGATAGCACGTTGCAGAATTCAGTGCATAAAAAAACACAGCTTTGACGGTACATGCAACTGGTACTCTAATCGCAGTGAAACAACTTGCAATGAAGTAAGTACCGATTTATCAACGTCATAGTTTCCCTTTCCGCGGTTCCTAAATTTACTTTCAACTTGTATAATTATCtattacattaatattttatcttttataatgataattattatttacgtcttattttattttgaaataaatgctACGCTAATGAATTTCAAACATTACTCATAAATACAAACGTGTCACGTCAGGGGGTTACAGTATACCAATGAATCAGAAATAAATCCGAACAGATGGGGAACGCCGAAGCCGAATACCGATTATCTCACGCACATAAAATTGTCTCCCTTATTGTCAAGCTGGGAGAAGGCCGAGCTGCCCGAGTATTGCTCATTTACAGCATACACATGAGGGTGTCCATTAATTTTGAGGAATCGATTcgatcagaaaaaaaaaaaaaaaaaacttatatatatacatgatgAATATACTGGCCCACGCACTATACAAAATTATCCATTGAAATTTATGCTCCGCTTTAGAGACATCAGACGACCCTTTTTACCATtagaatatattattattttttttttttttgttatcgtCACTCAAgtcagtataaaaatattattactaaaaacCCCGAGCACaccctaaaaataaaatattcaaataataatcactCTCGGTTGAATCAGCTATTAACAATTCAATTTACccgtgaataaataattataatgataataataaatgttatggTGACGGTGTAGATTTGTCTTGTCTAAATTTACCCGCCCGGGGTGCCGAACAACTGGAATAAATCATTCGGGTAAGGAATGCCGGGCATCTACGCTCGTCAAATGTAAATTGTCACTCGTAgcgtttcaaaaaataaataacgcaAGTTGTTTTTcggctgaaaaaataaaaactcctGGTAATGATGTGTATATAAATAGTCGAGAAAAATTATCTGGTTTTTAGATTTTCGGAGCTGATGGTACTGAATTATTTTAGAGAATCGTCATTAGCGGTCCAGcggttgttttattttgtttttgttttgttgTATTATACCAAGAGCAAAACTCGCATCAGACGGTGGTGGCGGTCTCGCAATCAAGGTAGACGAAtaggaagaaaaaataatgtgaATAGTTTGAGCGGTTGGTATAGTAAGGCTCCCAATAAATTCGAGTGGAAGACAACGGCGACGAGCGTGAGCAGGACTGAGTTTAGAGAAAGAGAGAAGCCGGCGTGTTATGTGTGGCTTGAAACAGGTTGGAGCTAATTCCGAGTCTGAAAACCCTCTTACCGCTAAGGGATCCCCCTTTTATCCCTTCGGTGGTGGTATTGGGTGCTGCTCAGCACTGCTCAGGACCACGCATCGACCCCGGTTAAATCGCTCGATTCAACAGACGGCTTGATGGTTTTTATTCCTCTCTACTCgttctatgattttttttttgtttttttgaccCCCCTGGCCTCTTTCGACTCATTCCCACCGGTGACCCGCGCactcaacttttttattttcattttttgtactttatttgtttattgttgtttacttattattattttaaatattttttttttttattattattattatatgctGGTCAATCTCTTAACCTTCTTATTGTGCTTTCAGTGCTGGCAAAACTGCGAATCTCTTGAGACACAGTTGGAGGCCAAGAAATCCATTTGCGAAAGAGACGACTATCCTTGTGTgagtattatattttaatattttaatttgtatattaGGTATATAagctcttattattttttcttaaaagaaAGTGAGAAACAAAGAGGATAAGACAAGTTATGGCCGTGTTTGTTTTGAGAGATGCGACTCATTTGCCTGcgagttttataaatatatatttcatagtATATCTCGTTAGTCGATCTAAccaattcatttaaattattatttttttttaaccgtttaaataaaataaactcaccttttttatcctcattattattcaattgtcataatctttaaatatttaaaaaaaaacgtcctTCATTTACGAAATTTCGTTCCCTATCGGAGCGTGAAAAGtaccaataaatattaatgatttattggCCAATATTCAAGGTCTTTGACTAATTTTTCCAACCAATCTCACGGAAATTTTAGCAATCTGGCGCGTCAGTTCCGATTATCCTCAAGCTTGAAAATGCCCAAACGCTTATCCCTTGGAAACCGAAGAAAAAGTAGCATTTTGGTACAACGCATCAAATCTTTCTCAGGTCCTCACTTAAACGTCTTTGTTCCGGGcaagagtagaaaaaaaaaaaaaaaaaaaaaaaaaaaaaaaaaaaaaaaaagaaagaaagaaaaaaaaattattggtctATTGTTAAATGAGAGAGAAAAATCTTTGGCCGCCTCCAATATCCTCTCCGAAGTACCTGCTAATTTTCATGCTAGACCGAACATCCCGAACACGACCTGACAAGACCCGAGACGAATTTCATTATTCGTTTCTTCTCTCTGGCTGTTTTACAGGCCGGTTTCCCGCCAATACCACATTGAGATCTGAATCTTCACTCAGCTTCCATCACATCAAAAACCCTAGagactaataattttttaccacaTTACCACGACAGAAACACCAAGAAAAAAAGGTCGAGTTAGCTTTTTTATCGgcttaatttttcttatctatAACGTTACACAAGAGTGACACACAACTTTCTTCTTCACGATACCAGTACAAGCTCTCCTTCTTATTGCTACGGCATCAAAACAGTCcctgttaatatatatacatataaatatctCCAGCAAATCGTATACATTAGCTGAGAGCTGTAGAAGAtcgttaattagttcaaatgGCCCGGAACGACCATTATTTTAAACATGAATCGCCTCCGGCAATCAAGGCCTTGAGGATCcttcaacttttattttttttattgctctcGTATTTTTTGTCTACTTTTTTGCTTAAACTCTCGAGTTTTAATCAAGCATACTAGAGTATAATTTATACGTAATTTcatttaagataaaatactTATAGTGATGATGAATTATTGAATTACAGTGTCCAGCATGCCAGACGGCCTGTCAATACCACAAAACGAGGACCGAGGAGGAATATTTACCGTCTAGCCTTCCAGCGCCAAGCAGAGGGCCTCTAAAAGTTGATAATCATGACATCGCAATTCTGATGCGCAAAGTGGGCAAACCTGCTGTCAATGGCGGGTGGAAAGAGTCTGGTTTCTTTTCGGGCAACCAAGCGCCCTTACTCAGACAAGACACTTGGATCATCATCGTATCCGCAGACGGAGTTAGACACTACAGTTGGGAAGAGTGGACTCCGACTCTCGAGTGGATGGCTATTCTCGATGATAATCCATTTGTCGACGCAACTCTTACGTGGTATGACGTTGAGGAGCAGCTTGCAAAACATCGCGACCTcgaacgaaaaaaattcaatgactatgtcagagaattttatttagaaaaatacgGAGAAAGAGTCCTCGTTGAACTTAATCAGGATACGCCAATTACCGAAGATGTTTTccgaagattttttttcaaaaagcgGACAGACGAGACCATTCAACCCTCAGAAAAATCAGATGAGCCGCGTTTGAATCAGCCTGTTAACAATAGCGACgatgacaaaaattttgacaagcCTTTAAACAAAAAAGAGATATTTGTTGTGTCTTGGGAACCGGAAACTGGTGGTCCAATGGGAAATCAAGTTGTTGACACAAAGTCAGCGGAAATTTCTCTTCTTCCCGACACAAAATATTTCGTAAGGATCGCGTCCAACGATGGCCCCGGTAGTTT is a window from the Microplitis demolitor isolate Queensland-Clemson2020A chromosome 4, iyMicDemo2.1a, whole genome shotgun sequence genome containing:
- the LOC103578768 gene encoding uncharacterized protein LOC103578768; the encoded protein is MFGMWMISLVMCVTVAESFDLGPMIRIARCRIQCIKKHSFDGTCNWYSNRSETTCNECWQNCESLETQLEAKKSICERDDYPCCPACQTACQYHKTRTEEEYLPSSLPAPSRGPLKVDNHDIAILMRKVGKPAVNGGWKESGFFSGNQAPLLRQDTWIIIVSADGVRHYSWEEWTPTLEWMAILDDNPFVDATLTWYDVEEQLAKHRDLERKKFNDYVREFYLEKYGERVLVELNQDTPITEDVFRRFFFKKRTDETIQPSEKSDEPRLNQPVNNSDDDKNFDKPLNKKEIFVVSWEPETGGPMGNQVVDTKSAEISLLPDTKYFVRIASNDGPGSFPIEIDTRTLTIDEERMKAERKTETDWFFCLYLAGTLSLIMMFICCGLLSCDKTKKITDDEVSDVTTITVVSRLEDM